ctgaacaaatggtgtgtgcactgcaatcttcccgagctcctcttttaaaaactgagtacctgaaaccaaaattgaaaaccgtaagcacgaagcttagtgagctcccccaaactaccacataccatacaataacatataaagcatctactgggccttgcccactacatcagaccgaagtccggaaactaaccagggccttgccctctgcatcgaaccgaagtccggaaactgcatcggaccagagtccagaactaaccagggccttgccctctgcatcggaccgaagtccggaaactgcatcggaccggagtccggaactaaccagggccttgccctctgcatcggaccgaagtccggaactaactgcatcggaccgaagtccagaactgattgggaccttgtcccctgcatcggaccgaagtccggaactgactgatcataacatagcataaacatatcaactagcatgaatacatatactgcatactgcatcggaacagaatccggaacacataacacaaaacatgcttgaatcacaaagacatcaagcactctaactactgcattggaccgaggtccaaaactaactgaacatagcataacataatcatagcatataatctaaacacatataccgcatactgcatcggaccatagtccggaacacataactcataccctgtctgtatcacaaagacaccaagcatactgaactactgcatcggactgaagtccggaactactgctaactaaacgggccggcattgtggccgtagacccgttcctactggaaggaaactcacctcgaaagctgGCTGCTGAAAATCTACTCGGGAACTGTCTGATACTGCTGCTCCGGTCTCtcccggctacaaatcccataaacacactcaatcaaatactggtAACTAtattgagggtaaaatgactattttacccctggcttAGCTTGATCCCAGCCCAAGGCCTAATCCAAAGGCCCAAGAGTCTAATAATGGACCAAGGCCCAACTGTGGCCTATCTATggcattagggtttcacataaaatgacaattagggttaagtttcctacttaacccattaaggacttaatccattaagtccatctcTCTACTGAATAAATCATACGATATTATAAATTTGGGCATCTAAATCCATACAACTTTGTTAGTACATCTAATTCTTATTAAATTAATTTCCTTTTAATCGATGAAACCGAACTATATTCTCACCTGTATTTGCAGCCCATTAGATACAACGAACGcccataaattaattaattaattttaagccCAATTACTAATTAACAAGGCTTTACCTTATATAATATTTATCTTGAACTTAACCCAATGCCATTCAGCCCACAATATACTAATTGAACCCATATAATATTAGCCCAACGGAATAAAGCCCAATACCTTTAAAAGATCATGCCGATTAGGTCACAGTACTCCATCTCCCTGCTTGAGCTTGTTTGCCATTTGTGTCTTCGGAGAGCCGACACAACCAGCTTCAGCGAAACATCCAATTCCGGCGGCGACGACCCCAATCTGCTAGCCAATGGCTCGTATGTCGAACCTAGCACTACGCCACTAACTCCTCCCACGCTCCAATGGAATTGAAACAGTTCCTTCACCAATGCTTGAACTCACCTCATCCCGACGTCTCCCTTTCCTTGATTGACAAATGCCATCCCCAAATCCCAATTCTCTCCATCTGAAGCGCCTCTCGGGTGTAGCCATGGAGATGGAGGGCAAAGCAAGATTGAAAGGATGAATCAACGGGATCTAAACCCACTTACACCTGATATTAAGCTACTGAAAGAAGAAAACAAGAGTCTACACCTTTCGCTCTCGTCCTCATTCTGGTTCAATACTCACAAGTGGCTCAAGAGAGTATGCCACTGTGAGCCTGACGTCTTAGGCATCCCTGAAATCGAGCTCACCTAGATCAAGCACTCCCTTGATGTTCCTCCTTCCATCGATCAGATCTCTCTTTTGGGCGATGACAAGGGAATTACCCTTAAAGACTTCTCATCCCTCACCATTCTATTGCCGAAGGACCCCGTCTACACTCGTCGGAAGAGACGACGAACAACACCGGGGTTCGAGGGACAATCGGAGCTCATACACCCACACTCTACATCCCTCTCTATGCTATAAttctctttctctcactatctttGGAATTACAGATTGAAGACAAGGGCTCCCATCATATTGGAGAGTCACAATTGATTTAAATGGCCAATGGAATGTGTAAAGGAATGGGACCAACTCCCTTAATTGGCATCGGCAATTGCAGGACCACGATAGGGAAAGCAACAGCCTGCCATTGACGAATCAGGAAGAGTGAAACATGATGCTGAAGTTGATAAGTTTGGTCCCTGGGGTTTGTGAAGCTTGATGATTAAAACCCTAAGTTTGATTGTCTTACGAATTTGATTCCTGAAAATTACTGTTTGGCCCTTGCACTAACACATtccaataattattattattattaaccttCCCAATGAGCTTAATCGATAATTCACTTAAAAATCTCATTTAATTTAATCTAATTCGTCCACTTCACCCGCAAATGCGTTTTATGCAATAACTCAACTATCTCATCCCAGAAATTATCCTTGAATGAATTCATTATCCGGATTATTTTATAACCCTTAATTTGTATTAGCTAGCTAGAAACGGGGCTTTACAGGAGTCGTTATCCAGATGTGGACATGATGTTCGAGTACATGACCGAAACTCTAATTGAAATAAACGAATTGAATATACCTCTTATTGTTTCCCGAATGGTCTATTGCGAGCTGCTAAGAACCCGAAAAGTGAAGCTTCTTCATCCTAagaagtatgtgtgtgtgttgttGCAATGAGTGGTTGTGTATTTGTTTTGTTTCTTTGGATCATTCATTCTCAGATCATGTATAATCGAGATAGAGAAAAACGATAAACATATGGTGATGGGCTTTTGTTTGATTCTATATCTGCAAGTTTGAAGCAAGAAGAAAACTCTCGATTTGTAGCTTTGAATCAAGAAGAAAATTGATGGTGTTTGATTCGGAGGTGTGAAAGTGATAGAGACAGAGATGGTGTTCAAGAAGAAAACACCTTCTATTTGCAGGTGAAGGTGATGAAGATGAGTTCGactgctgagagagagagagagagagagagagagagagagagagagagagagagagattttatttttgttttatttttaattgttgtgataaaagaaaattggaaaataaaataataagggaCAAATCGgtcattataaaaaagttcataggaaattggactaaactcgcaacaaaacaaaactattggaccatccttACGAACCAAACTCATTTTGGATCAaagttgctagttttgacataccacaggaaCCATTATTACAattttgccaaaaaaaaaaaaaatccaccaTGAAATTTACAAAACAATCTTTATATAGAGATATTAGAAAAAGAGAGTTCTGaccactaattttttttttatgttaaacATGTAAATCGAAATCAATGCGGACGTATGGAATGATAAAATAGATAACGAGATAAACTTAGCACCAACTTTCACCAAAGAAAAAAACTGCCGAAAAAAGACAACAAGAGTTGATAAGAAtcaattcttttcttttttttcttttaaaaacatgttAAATGTTGAAAATTTATTATTCTACTTGGCTTTATATACAAGCCATATAATTTTATAAACTTCAGGGGTTTATTTTGTAGAATGATTTttaaagaaataataatatttcttGAATAGTTAAAATGTGTTATGGGAAAGATAACAAatttatgtatataaaaatgaaatattaattatataaaatgattaaaatctgatttttttttaattttttgtaaaaaaataaataaataataatttttagaTAAGGATGGAATTTCCGTCGATTCAAACTTTATTTATCAAGACTtcaatttattatatttatttaatgtaACTGTAtatctttttgaaaaaaaaacacttttttaTTTGAAATccgaataaaaaataaaataaatggcataaaaaaaatgaaatataagaTTTTTGTAATTACTTTTCTTTTAGAATACacattctaataaatgaaagaaAGAGAACGTCCTACTCCTCTCCTACATGTGTAAAATGCTCTCCCTACCAAAAGAATGCTAATATTAACATGGAATAAACTTAGGATCTACATATGCAAAATGACAGTGTTGCCCTTCACGGTTTTCTCGTTTCTTCAATGGTCAGCCCaaagagtcaaagtcaacaagcCCAATTGAATGTCATGGGCCTAAACCCCTTCAACTATTGCGGCTTCTCCAACTTGTACATCATGCTGGGAAGATTGTACTCTGGTCAAAACTCCATTTCATGTACACATGTtgccatagtttttttttttttttttttttttttttttttttacatttgaaATGATTTTGGCATGAACATGAATATATCTTGTAATGGAGAGAGTTGATAATCGTAGTATTGACTTTGAGGGGTAAAAGCGTCATCTGCAAACGGATCAATATAATTATATTGAAAATCTTCTCTTTTAGCATCACTTTGAACTTCTCTTTCGTGTTCTGAACTTGAATCCGTGTGTAAAGTGGGAAGTGAATCCGATGTTTCGAAATTAAATCCGTCATCCATGACGTGATGAGGTACTGATGACAATGGAGCTTGAAACGATGACGTTTTAGCCACGGGAGAATATGCTGTGATATCCGGTTTTGTTTCAATTTTCACCTCTGAAAATTGTATTGATTTTGTTTCTGCATTTAAATGTTTTTCCAATACGCCTTTCTTGTTGTATATCCGACATAATACCCAATCATCTAActgcataaataaataaataaaacaattagTCATGGATTCAATAATGGATTGTACATTATGCATTGAAATGTGTACAATGAGGGAATTTTGAGGAGGAAGATCGGAAAGTAGTAAGTACCCTTAGATTGTTGCTCCGTTTGCCGGCGGATCTATCGACGTTAGCGAGACGATATTCATGCATAATCCAATTCGTTTTCACGCCTCTCGGAGCTTTTCCGGCGTAGAACACCAACGCTTTCTTTATTCCGACGGCTTTTGGTTTTCCGATCGGCTTGTCTGCTCCGGTGGCTTTCCAGTAACCAGTTCCTGCGGCTCTGTTAGGTCGAGATCCGTTTGGATACTTTCTGTCTCTAGGTGAGAAAAAGTACCATTCCTTTTCTCCGTACAGAGCCATCTCTGTTCAAATCAAAACAAAAACAGAATCAATATCGATGAACTAATGAATCTAAATCTAGATCACAATCGCATAATCGAGTTCTGAAAGAGATTCATAGAATTTAACAGTTCGTTTCAAAGTTATATAAAAAAGGATCGAATTTTGAACGAATTTCATTTTGGAGACATAATCGTagaattttcttaaaaaaaatcctCCGATTTGGATTAGAAGCACTTGAGATCGTGAATTTCCGTGATTGAAATTCCAAATAACAACCATTGATGAGATCAATTTGAAACGAAATCAGAGGATCTGAAACTTATTATGATAAAAATCCTTGAGCTCATACTCGATTTTGAAAACACAAACAGAGCATCTGAAAACTCTGATTTCAAACTTGACGTGATAAAATCGAAATAAAAAACAAGATCGAATAAGCTGAAACTCACCAGGAAGCTGCCACGGATCGAACTTATACAAATCAATCTCAGCAATAATAGGAACCGAAATCGTTTGAGAAGCGCATTTCTTGATAAGGTAATGCATAACCAATTCTTCATCCGTGGGATGGAATCTAAATCCAGGAGGCAACACCAAATTATCTCCAGTCATTATGAGTTAATCTTCAACCTTCAAAAACTTAAAAATTCCTTTGCTCTTAAGTTGTAATGCTCTGCTAGGGTTTTTCAGTTTTCGACACTAGTGAAGAAGCAACGAGAGAAGTTATATAGAAGAAAGGGAACACGTGAGGCATTGAATCTGGATGAAAGAAAATGTTGGTTCCACGAAGTAGCATGAGAGAGAGGATTTGCTTGGTGAAGAAGGGCTTGTTGACGCAGCCTCTCGCTTTCATGGCGTGCTGAAAGACAAAAGGGAGGAGTCGACGAACAAATAGTGGTGAGACACGTGTGGGAGGTTTTGACCCCACGTGCGGGGGAGAGTATTGTGTCATGGAGTTCGTCATTTAGTTTGGACGGATTTGGTGGGTGTTGCTTTGACTCATGTCCGTTGGTGCTGAAGTCGGCGATCGGATTTGCGGCCCAGGTTTTcgcttttttttaaaatatagatatttatttaggttttatgtaaatataaaaaaataatgggTTTAAGTTTGTTTATAATACTTTTTCTATTTTCTTGATAATTAACATATCAAAAATAATTAAGACAAGTTTACTgaaaaagagtttttttttttttctatatggtATAAGTCAAGAAGTGTTGATATTGGTGGAGTAGTTTACATTGACTTTAGTGTAACATTAATACACTTTCAAAAAtagtatttattattttgaattgGCATGAATTTTATAAAGAAATGCAGAAAACtcagaaaaaaatttaaaaatatatcaaGAGTTAAGATAcaaaacaacataacaacaaactTCAAAATCTATCACACCAATCAACTAAAGAAATAACAACCATTTAGTTTTGAAAAAGAATCGTTAGATATTTGTTTGATAAGAGTAACTAAAAAGCTAGTTGTTAATTTGAAATATTAGTTTGTTAATctgataattaataattaatgatATTTTGTAAAATGTAACTTGCCAAGCTATTTAAGAAATGCTATAAAACAAACATGtaatatgttttattaaattaagaataaatgTTAAATAACAACTATCTGGACACTTCTTTTTTAAATGGGAAAATAActtttgagggtaattaacttttgcgtttttACTCATTTGGTCCATTTTTTGTATTTAATATACCATTGAACTTGTTTTTTTGTGTTCACTATAACCCTTTTGACCGACTTTTGatctgtgatagccggtcaaagggttatggtgaacataaACAagaagttcgatggtatattgagtacaaaaaaaaggaaatggGCCAAATGAGAATAaactcaacagttggttaccctcctgagtcattttccccgaaaagttaaatgaaattaaagttgcaaaattatcAAAGACTGCAACCTTCTTTGGCTATAACGTATATGAAGAGCATTTCAGAGGGGTAACTTCGTTAAAACATGGTCTACGCTATGCTTATTGTGGTTAGCTGTCAACACCTCTCTTCAAAAGGATATGATTATGTATGAGAGGTATATTTATCAGCATAAACGTTTACCTCAAGGTATATTATGGTGATGTATCTGCAAAAgcagcatgatattgtacatattgatgttatATCTCATCCCAtgaattcgatcttaaagctaagtaaactcaaaaatcacaccacttgtgattccactcgtttgtagacttgtctagaattcatgatacgataaatcattcgATTGGAAATGTAattgtagtcatgaaatgcgcctgcttagttaagattcccctaataaatattcaagtgcattacaaagttgtacatgtatgaataatgttctttcgagggttatgttttgaaaagaagcaaaaatgaatctcataaagtcattaatttTAGTAGGAGATGACgtgagatttgttgtaaatgagtaaagggaaaatgactcaggagggtaaccaactgttgagtttgttctcatttggtcccttttttttgtactcaatataccatcgaacttgttgtttgtgttcaccataaccctttgaccggctatctcaggtcaaaagtcggtcaaaagggttatggtgaacacaaacaacaagtttgatggtatattgaatacaaaaaaggaaagggaccaaatgagtacaaacgcaaaagttaattacgctcaagagtcattttccctttttaaaattaaagaaataataaaCAATTATGAGATCGTTTATTTCTTTACAAGATAAAATTTAAAATGTAAATAGTACAAAAGtcactaactttttttttttcgatttgacaacatgtttttttttcttttacaattAAATCACTATGTTTTTAATTTGTTACAATACTGATCAGTTGACCGCTGCTGACGTGTCAGAAGCGAAAAATGTGGCAAAAATAACactatattttcatttttttacggttttgacactaagttttcaATCTTTTCcaatttttatactaagttttcatttttctCCAATTTGCAACATAAATGAAATAAACATATGCAAAAACATAATTTCTCCATTTATCCTATAATATAATAAAGTATATGCACAAtagattaaaatatatatatatatatatatatatatatatatatatatatatatatatatatatataaataaaataaacatatgCAAAAACATAATTGCTCCATTTTCTATACTTGATTTTCTTTCTATTTATAACACTCCAAAACtcaaagaaatttaaaaattttcaaaatcaatcATTAATCAACATGTTTTCAAAAGCATTATTTCAAATCAGAGTTTTTCCAAGACCCGACGACATAAAACAGGAAGTTGCGTATGATCATGCATTTGCTTTCTCATGAtcctcagatgtacctgaaacgataaactaaaaatgtaacgtcccaaaaatatgatctaaaattttcatttttaatttaaataaacgaAATTCCCAAAAACATTATCCATACAACCCAAATGAAAATAAGTATATCATCATCATAACAATCAGAATAATATCTCAAAAGTGGAATccatatggtgtgtgcgatgcagtcatcccgagctcttccccttggaaccagaagtacctgaaacataaactaaaaaccgtaagcacaaagcttagtgagttccccaaactaccccatatcatacataataaatcacatattgGACCCTCGTCCTACATTGGGTCTCGCCTgccatcgggcctcgcccgacatcgatgtagccctgtcgaaaatacccgatacccgaattacccgtcCGATTTTTTCAggtatcgggtaaatcgggtatcgggtaaatttttccgggtaatcgggttacccggtttttttcgggtcgggtaaagggtatattttttgggtttcggctatacccgaattacccaaattattttaaaaattcattTATATAGCAGGTATTTGATCACGCTTAAACTAATatcattattataaaacataaatatatttattatgacaatacgacactaacaatattaaaagtaatttttatatatcatcacgtTCTTTAAGACTTAACTGTTTTCTATATTATAGTTTTTATTACAACCaacaaactcattatcttgacGAAACTTTAGAACATGGCAAAACTTATGACTACatttatcttaaacattttaaaattttaaattaagatctttaggtatgtgtttttttaacatcttattagattagattaagttgttaaaaaaatacttgatatctcatgtattattgagtagaaaatctcaatgttcaaagcttgagtaacttcgtttatgtctcgtttgtttatataaacaagactaataaagcacgacgtatttatttcattaaatttatttttaggtgaaattcaaaaaaaaataatatatttcgggtaatacccgaattacccaaacccgacccgatacccgaattaccctgtcacacccccaaacctgaacggcggaaacgttcgggggcggatgacttcatgtggtagcgtaacaaatgaatacatagtaaagaaagcaatacaaccatcatatatataattgaaagtttacatttgtcaaaagttacatgttcaaaactcaattacaatatgatgtcaaaatacgagattaaactggcgccgcagcatctcttcatcaaaagcgaaatgaatacctgaaattactgatttcctgggacatacaagtaattttgaaagagtagatcagcatttaagctggtgaatttcataagtatttaagtgacaatgtttaactgagatgaaatgttttatctttgttcgtttgtgtttagaaaatcctatattttctactagtataaaagtagccttcactcaagaccaatgtttgtttccaaaatgtatgtaaatgtaaaataaccaatgagtttgaaaatcttgtaaatcaatgcatttttaataccccttgtgagttttataaccatactattgactctgaatgcctatacacaacgttcttcaggcgttgaaatgttatgacgtttgtcaccccaaacggtggactgcagctaacagtcagggcgcgggtttgtcaagcccgtatagatctatacacaaacaccacgctccccctccaagggattctggtatataatacaggacttgaaatgtgtactcgaacgtacatgaagttagtgcctcacaaatccgtggtataaaaacagatctacttgataaaatgttacgtttattcttgtatacgaaagtaaacttcttgaaatatgcgttttctagtacataagagttagaaatctgttcgtaaaactatacctattatagtttccaaaaagcgtgtcttgtttgtttagaaatattgagaaaaggaatcacttgtttatgaaagtatagatttttggtgtagagtctaggatagacaagaaaatctaagaacagtttagtttgtacatgcattacaacaacattatattttaaaaggtaaaatgctattgtgacatatgttatatatatataaaagttcccttaaatgtttataaattgcatgggatttgaatatataacagtatataaaagagtttctttatgtaacacacgataatactcgtgtgttttacttgcaatccccccttgaaagcatataaaagtatttagaataattaaaaaggttgattaaggggtatgaaactcacttgaaagttttggagatagcgagatggaaaaccgggcagagtttcgtctcgggaaacggattttccttgggattctcgggaatctcgggagcaaaatcgaccttcgggacttgagccaaaaagaccagagcttcgggtttgaacggacacggaaaacgaggaaatgttgagagagagagaagagaattgaaccctttctttggaaaccctcgcatcctatttatagtaaggctggtctgcctcggtacgcggggcgtacgcccgtacgcagcgcgtacgcgtacgtcatgcatgaccgaagcctcgactgcctcggttcggatgggacgggttgctgggtacgcgggtcggatgggacgccgggtcggatgggacgtcgggtcggacgggtcggggcttcggacgggtcggatgggtcggtttcttcggatagcgcgacgtggacgatcagaggccaatcctctcggttacgcggggcgtataggggtacgcagcgcgtacatcGGCCGAGAACGCTGagtccccttcggataatatccgaattttgatttaaataaataattaatttatttaataaacttctaaaattcatatcttcttcatacgaactccgttttcgatggtctttatatcctcgcgcaggtgagactacgctctacaacattcgtttagactccgtcggcaaattcaataattattttattattatttattaaaaatccatcgtgtttaaggaatttcttagaaaattcataacttctttatctgatgtcggtttttgccagactttttaccgttggaataccattgtcgagaccttcgattctcgtttaggtcattccggccaaaagtcgctcgatctccgattcgagtttttagctgtctgttgctaagccgaacttggaaaaatcataacttcgctatatgaagtcggatttgggcgttcttttcacgtacgatcatggttcaaagacatttaatcatagaaggaaattaagtagaacttatttgtacattttattatgaaagtaacttattattattcagaagtggttacaatacttgacccattttggtcgttacaaagagttgaaatatcgggttgtcacatcatccccccgttagagagaatttcgtcccaaaatttaaagtagtaaagatactagtgaatatgaaagagatgagggtacttttgtttcatctgatcttcgcgttcccatgtgaattcgggtccccgcttggcgttccagcgaaccttcacgatgggtatgcgactttgttttgtttgtttgacctctcggtccatgatttctactggttcttccacaaagttgaggctctcgttgatctcgatctcgtcgagtggaataacaagagtctcgtcggacaggcactttttcaagtttgagacgtggaaggttggatggatgttactaagttcgcgcggtaggttaagcttgtaagccacagggccgattctggcaagaatctcgaaaggccctatgtatcttggatttagtttcccacgctttccaaatcgtattaaacccttccacggtgagacctttaataagacgtggtctcctacctggaattccaaaggtttcctcctttggtcagcgtagcttttctgtcggtctcttgaggctttcaatcgttcacgaatctgaacgatcttctctgttgtttcacgtatgatctccggacctgtgagagtgctttcaggaactcttcctctagctaactg
The genomic region above belongs to Lactuca sativa cultivar Salinas chromosome 4, Lsat_Salinas_v11, whole genome shotgun sequence and contains:
- the LOC111906789 gene encoding NAC domain-containing protein 2, with protein sequence MTGDNLVLPPGFRFHPTDEELVMHYLIKKCASQTISVPIIAEIDLYKFDPWQLPEMALYGEKEWYFFSPRDRKYPNGSRPNRAAGTGYWKATGADKPIGKPKAVGIKKALVFYAGKAPRGVKTNWIMHEYRLANVDRSAGKRSNNLRLDDWVLCRIYNKKGVLEKHLNAETKSIQFSEVKIETKPDITAYSPVAKTSSFQAPLSSVPHHVMDDGFNFETSDSLPTLHTDSSSEHEREVQSDAKREDFQYNYIDPFADDAFTPQSQYYDYQLSPLQDIFMFMPKSFQM